Proteins encoded by one window of Teretinema zuelzerae:
- a CDS encoding sensor histidine kinase, giving the protein MKDFSRTESRGELSQVFVEKLLEDTLNVSRNSWKYVAEATTDFKLNSPVEAYGDLLNQVFMNIIVNAAQAIQGQGRTELGAIRIETRREGNDAVIIISDDGPGIPEEHMRKLFDPFFTTKPIGQGTGLGLSVSYDRIVKKHTGVLSAENSPEGGARFIIRIPMEQPRDSLPVEEEL; this is encoded by the coding sequence CGCGGGGAACTGTCTCAGGTGTTCGTCGAAAAGCTCCTGGAGGATACCCTGAACGTGTCCCGGAACAGCTGGAAATACGTCGCCGAAGCGACGACCGATTTCAAGCTGAACTCTCCGGTCGAGGCCTACGGAGATCTGCTGAATCAGGTGTTCATGAACATCATCGTGAACGCGGCGCAGGCGATACAGGGGCAGGGGAGAACGGAACTTGGAGCGATTCGCATAGAAACCCGCCGCGAGGGAAACGACGCGGTAATAATCATCAGCGACGACGGTCCCGGAATACCGGAAGAGCATATGCGAAAACTGTTCGATCCGTTTTTCACGACCAAGCCGATCGGGCAGGGAACAGGACTGGGTTTGAGCGTATCCTACGACAGAATCGTTAAAAAACATACGGGCGTGTTGAGCGCGGAGAATTCGCCGGAAGGCGGGGCACGCTTTATCATCCGCATACCGATGGAGCAACCCCGGGACTCGCTTCCGGTCGAGGAGGAGCTGTGA
- a CDS encoding response regulator, with protein MSNYILFVDDEDKILLSLERELEDWLEERGLAFRSAGSANQALEILNADHDTCQAVVSDLKMPQRKGSELLLEIARRWPALGTIRLTGFSDMDEIKDCIKAGIVSFLQKPWNRDILRAELERVVALTRLRREHDEYFRRLETDFTWTRRLHHELLLNEKLPGDWGRIDIGTAFAGGTLDCGGDLILSFQAVDGALFLCFGSLSVTGVEGTFHGAKIRESLLLAGRGLDAGTGPDALLASLNETLCSDFPDLPENSLSLSAFRFSRGDDFFSCAHAGGEHFALVDSGRLAVHTLPSPVLGVRGGVIYPVKRYAFRSSTTLVLFSRLLYRTPSLEPLFVSALEGYAKGDSSTSAGSLLGGMLGSRTLPFDSTLALFRLS; from the coding sequence GTGAGCAACTATATTCTGTTTGTCGACGACGAAGACAAGATCCTGCTGTCTCTTGAGCGCGAGCTCGAAGATTGGCTTGAGGAGCGCGGTCTCGCCTTCCGGAGCGCCGGAAGCGCGAATCAGGCGTTGGAGATTCTCAACGCCGACCACGACACCTGCCAGGCGGTCGTCTCCGATCTGAAAATGCCCCAGAGAAAGGGGTCGGAGCTGCTGTTAGAGATTGCGCGGCGGTGGCCGGCTCTCGGAACCATCCGTTTGACGGGATTTTCCGATATGGACGAGATAAAGGACTGCATAAAGGCAGGGATTGTCTCTTTCCTGCAAAAACCGTGGAACCGGGATATTCTCCGCGCCGAGCTGGAGCGCGTAGTCGCTTTGACCCGCCTGCGCAGGGAGCATGACGAGTATTTCCGCCGGCTGGAGACCGACTTTACGTGGACGCGCCGGCTTCACCATGAACTCCTCTTGAACGAAAAGCTTCCCGGCGACTGGGGGCGAATCGACATCGGAACCGCTTTTGCCGGCGGAACGCTCGACTGCGGCGGAGACCTCATTCTGTCCTTTCAGGCTGTAGACGGCGCCCTGTTTCTCTGTTTCGGCTCTCTATCCGTCACGGGCGTGGAGGGCACCTTCCACGGCGCGAAAATCCGCGAATCCCTGCTCCTTGCCGGCCGCGGACTGGACGCGGGAACGGGTCCGGACGCATTGCTCGCTTCCTTGAACGAAACCCTTTGTTCCGATTTTCCCGATCTTCCGGAAAACTCGCTTTCCCTGAGCGCGTTCCGCTTTTCCCGCGGAGATGATTTCTTTTCCTGCGCCCACGCCGGCGGCGAACATTTCGCCCTCGTCGATTCCGGGCGGCTCGCGGTGCACACGCTTCCGTCTCCCGTTCTCGGCGTTCGCGGCGGCGTGATCTACCCGGTCAAGCGCTATGCCTTCCGCTCGTCCACGACTCTCGTTCTCTTTTCCCGCCTTTTGTACCGGACGCCGTCGCTCGAGCCCCTGTTCGTTTCTGCGCTTGAAGGCTACGCGAAAGGCGATTCCTCGACATCTGCGGGAAGTCTGCTCGGCGGAATGCTCGGGAGCAGGACGCTTCCCTTCGATTCGACGCTCGCCCTGTTTCGCCTTTCCTGA